A single genomic interval of Novosphingobium ginsenosidimutans harbors:
- a CDS encoding universal stress protein, which translates to MRSILVQGGRDAGMGARLDTAMDLARAHDGHVTVLVDTPVDKYVTVDPYGGAILAREALETALKEDDALAAAFGDRLARDDVPFDVAQSELPQIDALARCSELADLVVVSRSSGLAGDLALNASCPVLALPDDVSLKLPLDRVCIALDGGTEAARALKAAVPLLAGASDVRVLTVAVEKPQGLPPTDALRYLARHGIKAELTELVCGNSVEETLASEVQRIEAQLVVMGAYSHSRLREFLFGGVTRFFLDELTAPPLLITH; encoded by the coding sequence ATGCGCTCAATTCTTGTTCAAGGTGGCCGCGATGCCGGGATGGGCGCGCGGCTGGATACCGCGATGGACCTTGCCCGGGCCCACGATGGGCATGTCACGGTGCTGGTCGATACGCCGGTCGACAAATATGTGACGGTAGATCCCTACGGCGGCGCGATCCTGGCCCGGGAGGCGCTAGAGACCGCATTGAAGGAGGACGATGCCTTGGCTGCAGCCTTTGGCGACCGGCTGGCGCGCGACGATGTGCCTTTCGATGTTGCCCAGTCCGAGTTGCCGCAGATTGATGCCTTGGCCCGTTGCAGCGAGCTGGCAGACCTGGTGGTAGTATCGCGCAGCAGTGGCCTGGCGGGAGACCTGGCGCTCAATGCCTCCTGCCCGGTCCTGGCCCTGCCCGACGACGTTTCGCTGAAGCTGCCGCTTGATCGGGTTTGCATTGCCCTGGATGGCGGAACCGAAGCAGCTCGTGCCCTGAAGGCTGCCGTACCGCTACTGGCCGGAGCGAGCGATGTGCGCGTGCTGACCGTTGCAGTTGAAAAGCCGCAGGGCCTCCCGCCGACTGACGCGCTGCGCTATCTTGCGCGGCATGGGATCAAGGCCGAACTTACGGAACTGGTCTGCGGCAATTCGGTGGAAGAGACGCTCGCCAGCGAAGTACAGCGCATCGAGGCGCAACTGGTAGTGATGGGGGCTTACAGCCACAGCCGCCTGCGCGAATTCCTGTTCGGCGGCGTAACGCGGTTCTTCCTCGATGAGTTGAC